In the Maribacter sp. MJ134 genome, one interval contains:
- the hemH gene encoding ferrochelatase, with amino-acid sequence MKGVLLVNLGSPDNPTAEDVKPYLDEFLMDERVIDAPKWLRTLLVRGIILQTRPKKSAKAYAKIWWDEGSPLIVLSERFTKKLREHTKMPVALGMRYGTMTIKNALQELKEKGVDDVLLVPLYPHYAMSSYETVVVKVLEDQQKLFPEMKVTTMPAFYKNPDYIKALSENIKEGLKDFEYDHILFSYHGIPERHIRKSDPTRFHCKIDGSCCNINSVAHNTCYRHQVYDTTESVKAYLGLANEQVSTSFQSRLAGDPWLKPYTDYEFERLAKEGKKRLAVITPAFVSDCLETLEEIAMEGKEQFEEAGGEHYKHIACLNDSDAWVQVMANWVNSWEEKELLPV; translated from the coding sequence ATGAAAGGAGTTTTACTAGTTAATTTGGGTTCCCCTGATAATCCTACCGCAGAGGATGTGAAACCTTATTTGGATGAGTTTCTCATGGATGAGCGTGTAATAGATGCTCCAAAATGGTTAAGAACGCTATTGGTCAGAGGGATAATACTTCAAACTAGGCCCAAGAAATCTGCTAAGGCTTATGCAAAGATTTGGTGGGATGAAGGCTCTCCTTTAATTGTGCTCTCCGAACGGTTTACAAAAAAATTACGTGAGCACACCAAAATGCCCGTTGCGCTAGGGATGCGTTACGGTACCATGACCATAAAAAATGCATTGCAAGAGTTGAAGGAAAAAGGCGTGGACGATGTGTTGCTAGTTCCCCTATACCCGCATTACGCCATGTCTTCCTATGAGACAGTAGTAGTGAAGGTGTTGGAAGATCAGCAAAAACTTTTTCCTGAAATGAAGGTCACCACAATGCCAGCCTTCTATAAGAATCCGGATTACATTAAAGCCTTGTCCGAAAATATTAAAGAGGGATTAAAAGACTTTGAATACGATCATATTCTGTTTTCCTACCACGGCATACCAGAACGCCATATCAGAAAAAGCGACCCTACCCGTTTTCACTGTAAAATAGATGGTAGTTGCTGTAATATAAACTCTGTGGCCCATAATACCTGTTACCGTCATCAAGTATATGACACTACGGAAAGTGTAAAAGCTTATTTAGGCCTGGCGAACGAGCAGGTAAGTACTTCTTTTCAATCCAGATTGGCGGGGGACCCTTGGTTAAAACCCTACACGGATTATGAGTTTGAACGTTTGGCCAAAGAAGGCAAAAAACGTCTGGCCGTTATTACACCTGCCTTTGTGAGCGACTGTCTAGAAACCTTGGAGGAAATTGCGATGGAAGGGAAGGAACAGTTTGAAGAGGCGGGAGGCGAACATTACAAACATATTGCCTGCCTAAACGATAGCGATGCTTGGGTGCAGGTTATGGCAAATTGGGTAAATTCTTGGGAAGAAAAAGAGCTTTTGCCGGTTTAG
- a CDS encoding mechanosensitive ion channel family protein, protein MDTVFKDMPKEAILYLSLTFGSFLILYWTVLFVLRKLGRDPKYLLPEGVMKRVAFPIFLIFVSIVIRMASFRQLLGLENEGYLFRKASTLLFIFAATWLVIGVLKVIKKLIIHNYDVSSSDNLKARKIYTQFNILERIIIFIVVILAIGLALMSFEEIREIGVSIFASAGVAGIIIGFSAQKLIGTILAGIQIAVAQPIKIDDVVIVEGEWGRIEEITLTYVVVKIWDKRRLIVPTPYFIEKPFQNWTKSSSDILGTVFLHMDYRVPFDALRKELDTILESTDLWDGEASNIQITDSKATYVEVRAMVSARNASDAWDLRVLVRERLITFLQENYPDSIAHNRVLLKDVNTKEQ, encoded by the coding sequence ATGGACACTGTTTTTAAGGATATGCCCAAGGAGGCTATTTTATATCTGAGTTTAACCTTTGGTAGTTTTCTTATACTCTATTGGACGGTACTTTTTGTTTTGCGAAAACTGGGTAGGGACCCCAAGTACTTACTGCCCGAAGGCGTTATGAAGCGGGTAGCTTTTCCTATTTTCCTAATCTTTGTTTCCATCGTTATTAGAATGGCCTCTTTTAGGCAATTGCTAGGACTAGAGAATGAAGGATACCTTTTTCGAAAAGCAAGTACCTTGCTTTTCATCTTCGCCGCAACGTGGTTGGTAATAGGAGTTTTAAAGGTGATAAAAAAACTTATCATACATAACTACGACGTTAGTTCTTCCGATAACCTGAAAGCCAGAAAAATATACACGCAGTTTAATATTCTGGAACGGATTATCATATTTATAGTAGTAATATTAGCTATAGGCCTAGCGCTAATGAGTTTTGAAGAAATTCGTGAAATCGGGGTCAGTATCTTTGCCTCTGCAGGGGTTGCCGGTATAATCATAGGGTTCTCCGCTCAGAAATTAATAGGGACCATTCTTGCGGGTATTCAAATAGCCGTTGCGCAGCCCATAAAAATAGATGATGTTGTCATTGTTGAGGGTGAATGGGGACGTATAGAGGAAATTACCCTGACCTATGTGGTCGTTAAAATATGGGATAAACGTAGGCTGATAGTCCCAACTCCCTATTTTATTGAGAAACCCTTCCAGAACTGGACCAAATCGTCTTCGGACATTTTAGGAACCGTGTTCCTTCATATGGATTATAGGGTTCCGTTCGATGCGCTCAGAAAAGAACTCGATACCATTTTAGAAAGCACGGACTTATGGGACGGTGAAGCAAGTAATATTCAAATAACCGATAGCAAAGCGACCTATGTGGAGGTCAGGGCCATGGTCAGTGCTCGGAATGCATCAGACGCGTGGGATTTAAGAGTGCTGGTACGGGAAAGACTGATTACTTTTTTACAAGAAAACTATCCGGATAGTATTGCTCACAACAGGGTGTTGTTGAAGGACGTTAATACAAAAGAACAATAA
- a CDS encoding N-acetylmuramoyl-L-alanine amidase-like domain-containing protein, with amino-acid sequence MKSFLLFTFFILTTAVFSQQITCTPKDKQAVKDKLIHVDGLLEKDLGKTMVAVGKTFLGTPYVAKTLEIGKTESLVVNLHGLDCTTFVENVLAFSVLLKNGQSSFDDFTQTLETIRYKDGELDGYASRLHYFSEWIANNESKGLLKDITNEIGGKEITKPINFMSTHRDLYPFLSDDANFEKIKASEKYLNEQVICVLSQEDILANEHLVKSGDIIALTTSIKGLDITHTGIATREKDGRIHLLHASTVGKVVVSKLPLIDYLKKIKGNTGIMVARVSS; translated from the coding sequence ATGAAATCTTTTTTGCTATTTACATTTTTCATTCTAACGACTGCGGTATTTTCCCAACAAATCACCTGCACCCCGAAAGACAAACAGGCAGTAAAAGATAAATTGATACATGTAGATGGTCTTCTTGAAAAGGATTTGGGCAAAACCATGGTTGCTGTTGGAAAGACTTTTTTAGGCACCCCATATGTTGCAAAAACCCTAGAAATTGGTAAGACAGAATCACTGGTGGTAAACCTTCATGGATTGGACTGCACCACCTTTGTTGAAAACGTGCTTGCTTTTAGTGTGCTTTTAAAGAACGGGCAGTCCAGTTTTGATGATTTCACTCAGACATTAGAAACCATTCGGTATAAAGATGGCGAGTTAGATGGTTATGCTTCTAGATTGCACTATTTTTCGGAGTGGATAGCCAATAATGAGTCTAAGGGTTTATTGAAAGATATTACCAATGAAATAGGTGGCAAGGAAATTACCAAGCCTATAAATTTTATGAGCACCCATCGCGATTTATATCCCTTTTTGAGCGATGATGCCAATTTTGAAAAAATTAAGGCTTCGGAGAAGTATCTGAACGAACAGGTAATTTGTGTCCTATCACAAGAAGATATTTTGGCTAACGAACACCTCGTGAAATCCGGAGATATCATAGCCCTAACAACTTCTATTAAAGGCCTAGATATTACACACACCGGAATTGCAACTCGGGAAAAGGACGGTCGTATCCATTTATTACATGCCTCTACCGTGGGTAAAGTAGTAGTATCTAAACTACCCCTGATAGACTATCTCAAGAAAATAAAAGGCAATACCGGCATCATGGTGGCTAGGGTTTCTTCCTAA
- a CDS encoding helix-turn-helix domain-containing protein, with translation MKLENVATGSFEEILIDDGFYVLKIQNEGVEPQQVTREINKRYIQFHFCLKGGGKFVFNQGNYALEVSEENSLLLYNTQVDLPLDLSLAPGSWMVSVVMTIRKFHSLFSDEASYIPFLNTESSEKKYYAQEAVSPAIAVVLSQMINYNLHPTIKKLYIKGKVYELISLYFNKSTDADVEQCPFLVDEDNVKRIRRAKELIIANMAEPPSLPELSKEIGLSLKRLKEGFKQIYGDSVYSFLFDYKMEYARRLLESGQYNVNEIGLKIGYSTSSHFIAAFKKKYGTTPKKYVMALPNV, from the coding sequence ATGAAATTAGAAAATGTCGCTACAGGTTCTTTCGAGGAAATATTAATCGATGACGGTTTCTATGTACTCAAAATACAGAATGAAGGGGTTGAGCCTCAGCAGGTAACAAGAGAGATCAATAAAAGATATATACAGTTCCATTTCTGTTTAAAAGGGGGTGGAAAATTTGTCTTTAACCAAGGAAACTATGCCCTGGAAGTTTCTGAGGAAAATTCATTATTGTTGTATAATACGCAGGTAGACTTACCATTGGACCTGTCCTTAGCTCCTGGTTCATGGATGGTTTCCGTGGTAATGACCATACGTAAGTTTCATTCCTTATTCTCTGATGAAGCCAGTTATATCCCCTTTCTCAATACTGAAAGTAGCGAAAAGAAATACTACGCCCAAGAGGCGGTCTCGCCGGCCATAGCGGTAGTGCTCAGTCAAATGATAAACTATAATTTGCACCCTACCATCAAGAAGCTATATATCAAGGGAAAGGTCTACGAATTAATTTCCCTTTATTTTAATAAAAGCACGGATGCTGATGTAGAACAATGCCCTTTTCTTGTAGACGAGGATAACGTAAAACGCATTAGAAGGGCTAAGGAGCTGATTATTGCGAATATGGCCGAACCTCCTTCTTTGCCTGAACTTTCCAAGGAAATAGGACTAAGCCTTAAACGTTTGAAAGAGGGGTTTAAGCAGATTTACGGAGATTCGGTCTACAGCTTTCTTTTTGATTACAAAATGGAGTACGCTAGAAGGCTTCTGGAATCTGGACAGTACAATGTCAACGAAATAGGTTTAAAAATAGGGTACAGTACTTCTAGCCATTTTATAGCAGCATTTAAAAAGAAGTATGGTACTACACCTAAGAAGTATGTAATGGCCTTGCCCAACGTTTAA
- the hemA gene encoding glutamyl-tRNA reductase, with product MKDYHISKHNSFYTIGLNYKKADAVVRGKFSLDETSMNNLLLKAQEQGVDGLLATSTCNRTELHGFAQHPFQLIKLLCEHSNGTVEEFQEVAYVYKNNEAIGHLFRVGTGLDSQILGDFEIISQLKQSFNRSKKIGIANPFIERLCNAVIQASKRIKNETEISSGATSVAFASVQYILKNVTDIAAKNILLFGTGKIGRNTCENLIKHTKNPHITLINRTKGKAEKIAGKFNLSVKDYGDLQTEIRKADVLVVATGALKPTVSKELIYTKKPLLVLDLSVPKNVDENVSDLENVTLIHLDHLSQMTDETLERRKEFIPAAEVIIEDVMADFIQWLETRKFAPVIKALKMKLKTMKDEELDYQSKKKSDFDTEHADIISDRIIQKITKQFANHLKDDKVDSDSSLELIQKVFQLELDKK from the coding sequence ATGAAAGATTATCATATTTCCAAACACAATTCCTTTTACACCATAGGACTTAACTACAAAAAGGCCGATGCCGTAGTGCGGGGTAAATTCAGTTTGGACGAGACTTCCATGAACAATCTTTTACTTAAAGCACAAGAACAAGGGGTAGACGGACTTTTGGCAACTTCTACCTGTAATAGAACCGAGCTTCACGGCTTTGCACAGCACCCCTTTCAACTTATAAAATTACTTTGTGAGCATTCCAACGGAACCGTAGAAGAATTTCAGGAAGTAGCCTATGTTTACAAAAATAACGAGGCCATTGGCCATTTGTTCCGCGTAGGTACAGGTTTGGACAGTCAAATACTAGGTGATTTTGAAATCATCAGTCAATTAAAACAAAGCTTTAATCGTTCTAAAAAAATTGGTATTGCGAACCCTTTTATAGAACGGCTATGTAATGCCGTAATACAGGCGAGCAAGCGTATAAAGAATGAAACCGAAATTTCTTCAGGAGCCACATCCGTGGCTTTTGCATCGGTACAATATATTTTAAAGAATGTCACCGATATTGCCGCAAAGAATATTCTACTCTTTGGTACAGGTAAGATTGGTAGAAATACTTGTGAAAATCTAATCAAACACACTAAAAATCCGCATATCACCCTTATCAACAGAACAAAGGGTAAAGCTGAAAAAATTGCCGGAAAATTTAACCTTTCCGTTAAAGATTATGGGGATTTACAGACCGAAATCCGTAAAGCCGATGTTTTGGTAGTAGCCACAGGCGCACTAAAACCTACCGTTTCCAAGGAATTAATCTATACAAAGAAGCCGCTTCTGGTATTGGATTTATCCGTTCCAAAAAATGTAGATGAAAATGTATCCGATTTGGAAAACGTAACCCTGATTCATTTGGACCATCTCTCCCAGATGACCGATGAAACGTTGGAACGAAGAAAAGAATTTATACCTGCTGCGGAGGTAATCATAGAGGATGTCATGGCAGACTTTATACAGTGGTTGGAGACCCGTAAGTTCGCTCCAGTTATAAAAGCCTTGAAAATGAAGTTGAAAACTATGAAGGACGAGGAACTGGACTATCAGTCCAAAAAGAAATCCGATTTTGATACGGAACATGCGGATATTATCTCTGACCGCATTATTCAAAAGATAACCAAACAATTTGCGAATCACCTCAAAGACGATAAGGTAGATTCTGATTCCAGTCTAGAACTTATCCAAAAAGTATTTCAATTAGAACTGGACAAGAAATGA
- the hemC gene encoding hydroxymethylbilane synthase, whose protein sequence is MSKTIRIGTRDSELALWQANTVKDALTSMGHKAQIVKVKSTGDLILDKPLYELGITGIFTKTLDVAMLNGDVDIAVHSMKDVPTALPKGIVQAAVLKRANYLDILAYNDNEEFLGQREGVIATGSLRRKAQWLNRYPTHTVVDLRGNVNSRLEKLNNSDWNGAIFAAAGLERIGLEPKNTLGLTWMLPAPAQGAIMVVAMEHDDEIRQICAQLNHEETDICTQLEREFLRELEGGCSAPIGALAYINKENIVHLKGILLTVDGSKKLEASLEAPLGKHENLGIDCAKSILSRGGKRLMNELQNGNLQPHVFSTKKFTEEQQQRFSSSVRVDSEDFIKISPNRISPIQLRKEMKNVVFTSKNAVESLLTNISPEELKFENIYCVGRKTRRLIQKKIGKVTHFEKNATDLANYLVEYIEGTEVTYFHGNLSLDIIPKILEENTITVHTIEAYRTKLAGKKIDEAVEGVLFYSPSTIESYLINNEPNKTAYCIGETTAAEARKHFKDVKVSKIPDVESVIDLVNDDFK, encoded by the coding sequence ATGAGCAAAACCATACGCATAGGAACCCGCGATAGTGAATTAGCACTGTGGCAGGCCAATACGGTAAAAGATGCCTTGACATCTATGGGCCATAAAGCACAGATCGTAAAAGTAAAGTCCACTGGAGATCTCATCTTGGACAAACCTCTTTACGAACTTGGGATTACGGGCATATTTACCAAAACCTTAGATGTTGCTATGCTCAATGGCGATGTGGATATCGCTGTGCATTCCATGAAGGATGTACCCACCGCGCTACCCAAAGGCATTGTGCAAGCGGCGGTATTAAAGCGTGCAAATTATCTGGATATTCTGGCATATAATGACAATGAAGAGTTCCTTGGACAACGCGAAGGAGTTATCGCCACAGGTAGTTTAAGAAGAAAAGCGCAATGGTTGAACAGATACCCCACCCATACTGTGGTTGATTTAAGGGGTAATGTAAACAGCCGTTTGGAAAAACTGAACAATAGCGATTGGAACGGAGCCATTTTTGCAGCTGCCGGATTAGAACGCATAGGTTTAGAACCCAAAAATACCTTAGGTCTTACATGGATGCTACCCGCACCTGCACAAGGAGCGATTATGGTGGTTGCCATGGAACATGATGATGAAATACGCCAAATCTGTGCACAACTTAATCATGAGGAAACGGACATCTGCACCCAACTAGAAAGGGAATTCCTAAGAGAGCTTGAAGGTGGTTGTTCTGCACCCATAGGGGCATTAGCCTATATAAACAAAGAGAATATTGTTCATTTAAAAGGTATTCTTTTAACCGTTGACGGTTCTAAAAAATTGGAAGCTTCTTTGGAAGCACCGCTTGGAAAGCATGAAAATCTGGGAATTGATTGCGCCAAAAGTATTCTTAGCCGGGGAGGCAAACGCCTCATGAACGAGCTGCAGAATGGCAATCTACAACCACACGTGTTCTCTACTAAAAAATTCACCGAAGAACAGCAACAACGCTTCTCGTCTTCAGTAAGGGTAGATTCAGAGGATTTTATAAAGATAAGCCCCAATAGGATTTCTCCGATACAGCTTAGGAAGGAAATGAAAAATGTGGTATTTACCAGTAAAAATGCAGTGGAGAGCTTGCTGACCAACATAAGTCCAGAAGAGCTAAAATTTGAAAACATCTACTGTGTTGGTAGAAAAACCAGACGTCTCATTCAGAAGAAAATAGGCAAGGTTACCCATTTTGAAAAAAATGCTACAGATTTAGCAAACTATTTGGTAGAGTATATCGAGGGCACCGAAGTAACGTACTTTCATGGAAACCTTAGCCTGGATATAATACCAAAAATTTTAGAGGAGAATACCATTACCGTTCATACCATTGAGGCTTACCGAACAAAATTAGCTGGAAAGAAGATTGATGAAGCAGTGGAAGGTGTTTTGTTCTATAGCCCTTCTACCATTGAAAGTTATTTAATCAATAATGAACCAAATAAGACAGCCTACTGTATCGGTGAGACCACCGCTGCTGAAGCACGCAAACATTTTAAGGATGTTAAGGTCTCTAAAATACCGGATGTGGAAAGTGTTATTGATCTAGTGAATGATGATTTTAAATAA
- a CDS encoding four helix bundle protein, with translation MRDFKKLDIWKNGITLVQKIYEIAEQLPANEKFGLRSQITRAAISIPSNVAEGCSRNSQIEFKRFLEIAMGSLFELETQLIIANELKLINPIALDVTFSLIEKEAKMINSLIQKIKNS, from the coding sequence ATGAGAGATTTTAAAAAGCTTGATATTTGGAAAAACGGGATAACGCTCGTTCAAAAAATATATGAAATAGCTGAACAGTTACCCGCTAATGAAAAATTTGGACTGAGAAGTCAAATTACGAGAGCAGCAATTTCTATACCTTCAAATGTGGCTGAAGGATGCAGTAGAAATAGTCAAATTGAATTCAAGCGTTTTTTAGAAATTGCAATGGGGTCTCTTTTCGAACTAGAAACACAGCTTATAATAGCAAACGAACTTAAATTAATCAATCCTATTGCGTTAGATGTTACTTTTAGTCTTATCGAAAAAGAAGCAAAAATGATAAATAGTCTAATTCAAAAAATAAAAAATAGCTAA
- the hemE gene encoding uroporphyrinogen decarboxylase — protein MIKNDMFLKALKGETVERPPVWMMRQAGRYLPEFMEIKHKYDFFTRCQTPELASEITVQPIRRYGMDAAILFSDILVIPQAMNIEVEMKPNFGPYLPNPIRSQKDLDSVIVPNVNETLDYVMQAIKATKEKLNDEVPLIGFAGSPWTILCYCVQGQGSKTFDKAKELCFTQPVVAHELLQKITDTTIAYLKAKVKAGVNAVQVFDSWGGMLSPVDYQEFSWQYIQQIIDALKDEAPVIVFGKGCWFALGEMAKSGASALGVDWTCSARNARYLSGGKITLQGNFDPARLLSPPAQIKKMVTQMINEFGKDQYIVNLGHGILPNVPVENAKAFIDAVKEYKP, from the coding sequence ATGATAAAAAACGACATGTTCCTAAAAGCCTTGAAAGGCGAAACCGTTGAAAGACCACCAGTTTGGATGATGCGCCAAGCAGGCAGGTATCTGCCCGAGTTCATGGAAATTAAGCATAAATATGATTTCTTTACCCGTTGCCAGACCCCGGAATTAGCCTCGGAAATCACTGTACAACCCATTCGGAGATACGGCATGGACGCGGCAATACTCTTCAGTGACATTCTTGTGATTCCACAGGCCATGAATATTGAAGTAGAAATGAAGCCAAATTTTGGGCCTTATCTGCCAAATCCCATCCGTTCACAAAAGGACCTAGATAGCGTCATTGTGCCAAATGTTAATGAAACATTGGATTATGTAATGCAAGCCATAAAGGCGACCAAGGAAAAATTAAACGATGAAGTACCTTTAATTGGTTTTGCAGGTTCTCCGTGGACCATACTCTGTTACTGCGTTCAAGGGCAAGGAAGTAAGACTTTTGACAAAGCCAAAGAACTATGTTTTACGCAACCCGTAGTGGCTCATGAACTATTGCAAAAAATAACGGATACTACTATTGCCTATTTAAAGGCGAAGGTAAAGGCAGGTGTTAATGCCGTACAAGTATTCGATTCTTGGGGCGGTATGCTTTCTCCTGTTGATTATCAAGAGTTTTCTTGGCAATACATACAACAAATAATTGATGCCTTAAAAGATGAAGCACCGGTCATCGTATTCGGAAAAGGCTGTTGGTTCGCTTTAGGCGAAATGGCCAAATCTGGTGCATCTGCACTTGGTGTAGATTGGACCTGTTCCGCTAGAAATGCCAGATATCTTTCTGGCGGCAAGATTACACTACAAGGCAATTTTGACCCCGCAAGGTTGTTATCGCCCCCTGCGCAAATAAAGAAAATGGTAACGCAAATGATCAATGAATTTGGAAAAGACCAATATATTGTAAATCTTGGTCATGGTATTCTACCTAACGTTCCGGTAGAAAATGCAAAAGCGTTCATAGATGCCGTAAAAGAATATAAACCATGA
- a CDS encoding TrkH family potassium uptake protein, whose protein sequence is MSLLKTLSGKYLRFKLGLTPQQNLFYGFLSYVLIGAVLLSLPWLQKTSVSLLDNLFIATSAVSTTGLVTVSVFDSYNFFGQLVVVVLFQLGGIGYLTFTTFMILSTTKKITHWHQTLLKTEFTLPVTIKISDFLKSVVVFTLVMEVLGAILFYIAFSREGMPVLEALWSAIFHSISAFCTAGFSLFNSGFADYSGNVLINTTISILAIAGSLGFIVVTDFVLLLRKKKHNLSFTTKIVSYGFLILLSFGFIFFYTYEPAISNLEGSERFLAAFFQSMTAMTTVGFNTVDFGAFMLPMLLVTIFLMYIGASPSGTAGGMKITTLTAVLAIMKSRLTNSKRITFLGRIIPYERLYIATSSFIFYTSIIALGTFILTFSEDFKFERILFEVASALGTVGLSTGITGDLSVVGKITIIITMFIGRLGVLTFGLAIWAKQHTGDTSIPTDDIAV, encoded by the coding sequence ATGAGTTTACTTAAAACCTTGTCGGGGAAATACCTTCGTTTTAAACTAGGCTTAACCCCTCAACAAAACCTTTTTTATGGGTTTTTAAGCTATGTACTCATAGGAGCGGTTCTGCTCTCCCTTCCTTGGTTGCAAAAAACCAGTGTATCCTTATTGGATAATTTATTCATTGCAACCTCAGCCGTCTCTACGACAGGTCTCGTCACAGTCTCCGTATTCGATTCCTATAACTTCTTTGGACAACTGGTTGTAGTGGTATTGTTTCAGCTTGGCGGTATCGGTTACCTTACGTTTACCACCTTTATGATTTTGTCCACGACCAAAAAAATTACCCATTGGCATCAAACACTACTTAAAACAGAATTTACGCTACCCGTTACGATTAAGATAAGTGATTTTTTGAAATCGGTCGTTGTTTTTACCTTAGTCATGGAGGTGTTAGGAGCCATATTGTTCTATATCGCGTTCAGCAGGGAGGGAATGCCCGTTTTAGAGGCATTATGGTCAGCTATTTTTCATAGCATCAGTGCCTTCTGTACGGCAGGTTTTAGCCTTTTCAATTCTGGTTTTGCCGATTATTCAGGGAATGTTCTAATTAATACGACCATTTCCATTTTGGCCATTGCCGGTTCTTTAGGGTTCATCGTTGTTACCGACTTTGTACTCTTACTCCGCAAGAAAAAGCATAACCTTAGCTTTACAACCAAAATAGTTTCTTACGGCTTTTTGATATTACTTTCATTTGGGTTTATTTTTTTCTATACCTATGAACCTGCCATAAGTAATTTAGAGGGCAGCGAGCGTTTTCTAGCCGCTTTCTTTCAGAGCATGACCGCAATGACCACCGTAGGTTTTAACACCGTAGATTTTGGAGCTTTTATGCTCCCTATGCTGTTGGTCACCATATTTCTAATGTACATAGGGGCATCACCCTCCGGTACCGCAGGTGGGATGAAAATTACGACGCTAACGGCCGTTCTTGCCATCATGAAAAGTAGGTTAACGAACAGTAAGCGGATTACTTTTCTGGGTAGAATCATACCCTACGAAAGACTTTATATTGCTACCTCCTCCTTTATTTTTTACACCTCCATTATAGCCTTGGGCACTTTTATCTTAACTTTTTCCGAAGACTTTAAGTTTGAACGAATTTTGTTTGAAGTGGCATCCGCACTAGGAACGGTAGGTTTAAGTACCGGTATCACTGGGGATTTATCCGTGGTAGGCAAAATAACTATCATCATAACCATGTTTATCGGTAGATTGGGCGTACTTACCTTTGGTCTAGCCATTTGGGCAAAACAACATACGGGAGATACAAGCATCCCTACTGACGATATTGCCGTTTAA
- a CDS encoding GNAT family N-acetyltransferase — protein sequence MIFDLSDYIIEAIHEKHAWRICDLMTINSERFRRFFPETLQQNLTPDLSNYFVQQKVRQFHRREEFLFVLKEAEHSTIIGLVYIKDVDWDKKRAELAYCIGYQYEGRGYTTQSVQKLSDYACKEFGLKTLQIIVNKSNKGSIRVAEKCGYIWSKTLVKAFTPPNESALDMELYELHYER from the coding sequence ATGATTTTTGATTTATCCGACTATATTATAGAGGCCATACATGAAAAACATGCCTGGCGTATCTGTGACCTTATGACGATAAATTCGGAAAGATTCCGTCGCTTTTTCCCAGAAACGCTTCAACAGAACCTCACCCCGGACCTCTCCAACTATTTTGTACAGCAAAAAGTACGTCAATTCCATAGAAGAGAGGAATTTCTCTTTGTTTTAAAGGAAGCTGAGCACAGCACCATAATAGGCCTAGTTTATATAAAAGACGTGGACTGGGACAAAAAACGGGCAGAATTGGCCTATTGCATAGGTTATCAGTATGAAGGACGAGGATATACAACACAAAGCGTTCAAAAGCTTTCTGACTACGCTTGTAAAGAATTTGGCTTAAAAACACTTCAAATAATTGTAAATAAATCCAACAAAGGAAGCATTCGCGTTGCGGAAAAGTGTGGGTATATTTGGAGCAAGACCTTGGTAAAGGCCTTTACGCCACCTAATGAAAGTGCTTTGGACATGGAACTTTATGAATTACACTATGAAAGATAA